Proteins encoded by one window of Geobacter sp. DSM 9736:
- the xerD gene encoding site-specific tyrosine recombinase XerD, producing MHQFLDLFLNYLIVEKGLSENTIEAYSRDVGSYLDHLDRCGCSSIKDVRPPDVAGHLASLHEAGLSPRSHARALSAVRMFHRFLMIENYSTENPTAIIEAPKAVGKLPSVLNCREVERLLSAPFGGDFTAARDRAMLELLYATGLRVSELVSLRYQDVNLDAGYLLAFGKGSKERLVPMGETARSAVVEYRMLAREKFPDGGEGHLFLTRLGRKMTRQAFWNMIKKRSKQAGLTKTISPHTLRHSFATHLLENGADLRSVQILLGHADLSTTQIYTHITKERLKKLHEDLHPRG from the coding sequence ATGCATCAGTTTCTTGATCTTTTTCTGAATTACTTGATAGTAGAAAAGGGGCTTTCAGAGAATACCATCGAAGCCTACAGTCGTGATGTCGGTTCCTACCTTGATCATCTTGACCGGTGCGGGTGCTCGTCGATCAAGGACGTACGGCCTCCGGATGTCGCCGGGCATCTTGCGTCACTGCATGAAGCGGGGCTCTCTCCTCGAAGCCATGCAAGGGCCCTTTCGGCGGTACGCATGTTCCACCGTTTTCTGATGATCGAGAACTATTCAACTGAGAATCCGACTGCGATAATCGAAGCTCCGAAAGCGGTGGGAAAGCTGCCTTCTGTCCTGAATTGCCGGGAGGTTGAACGGCTGCTGTCTGCCCCTTTTGGCGGAGATTTCACTGCGGCCCGTGATCGGGCGATGCTGGAGCTGTTATATGCTACCGGTTTGCGCGTCTCGGAGCTGGTATCGTTGCGCTATCAGGATGTGAACCTGGATGCTGGATATCTGCTTGCGTTCGGGAAGGGGAGCAAGGAGCGCCTTGTTCCTATGGGAGAGACCGCACGAAGTGCAGTAGTTGAATACCGGATGCTGGCCAGGGAGAAATTTCCGGATGGGGGGGAGGGGCACCTCTTTTTAACCAGGCTCGGAAGAAAAATGACCCGGCAGGCATTTTGGAATATGATCAAAAAACGGTCGAAGCAAGCAGGTCTCACTAAAACCATTTCTCCGCATACTTTGCGGCACTCGTTTGCAACTCACCTCCTGGAGAATGGCGCCGACTTGAGAAGTGTTCAGATCCTGCTAGGTCATGCAGATCTTTCGACCACACAGATATATACCCATATAACGAAGGAACGCCTGAAAAAGCTGCACGAGGATCTTCACCCTCGCGGCTGA
- a CDS encoding cofactor-independent phosphoglycerate mutase: MKYVVLLGDGMSDVKLDQLGGKTPLQAARTPHMDYMAQRGKMGLARTVPEGLPPGSDVANLSVFGYDPRCCYTGRSPLEAASMGVDLGADDVAFRVNLVTLLPQRGQLLMQDYSAGHISTDEGRVLIEDMQKHFGNAEFQFFPGVGYRHLMVWRSGREKLSASPPHDITGKNIIEFLPKGEGAERLIDLMNSSQMLFNRHPVNKSREEAGKLQANSIWLWGHGRSPKIDTFSQRFGLTGAVISAVDLIKGIGICAGLDIINVPGATGYIDTNYRGKAEAALKALEARDFVYLHVEAPDEASHSGNLEHKLKAIEDFDELVVGPVLEGIRRFGSFRILCTPDHPTPIPLMTHTGEPVPFVIYSGEETVHGDASGYDEAAALATGLYLQEGHRMMELMLRG, from the coding sequence ATGAAATATGTAGTTCTTCTTGGTGACGGCATGTCGGATGTCAAACTCGACCAGCTTGGCGGCAAGACACCTCTTCAGGCCGCCAGAACTCCTCATATGGACTACATGGCTCAAAGAGGCAAAATGGGACTGGCCCGAACTGTGCCGGAAGGACTGCCACCAGGGAGCGATGTGGCCAACCTGTCGGTCTTCGGTTATGACCCGCGTTGCTGTTATACCGGCAGATCTCCTCTGGAAGCCGCGAGCATGGGAGTGGACCTTGGGGCCGATGATGTAGCCTTCAGGGTGAATCTTGTGACCCTGCTACCCCAGAGAGGACAGCTCCTTATGCAGGACTATTCCGCTGGCCACATATCTACCGATGAGGGCAGGGTTCTGATCGAGGATATGCAGAAACACTTCGGCAACGCAGAGTTCCAGTTTTTCCCCGGAGTGGGGTATCGTCATCTTATGGTCTGGAGGTCGGGAAGGGAGAAGCTCTCAGCAAGCCCACCTCACGATATTACGGGAAAGAACATTATCGAATTCTTACCGAAAGGTGAAGGAGCCGAGCGATTAATAGATTTGATGAATTCATCGCAGATGCTCTTCAACAGGCACCCCGTAAACAAGAGCAGGGAAGAAGCAGGAAAGTTGCAAGCGAACTCCATCTGGTTGTGGGGGCACGGCAGATCTCCGAAAATCGATACTTTTTCGCAGCGATTCGGATTGACGGGGGCGGTCATTTCTGCCGTGGATCTGATAAAAGGAATCGGGATTTGCGCTGGGCTTGATATTATCAACGTTCCGGGGGCGACGGGGTACATCGACACGAATTACCGCGGGAAAGCCGAAGCGGCTCTTAAAGCGCTCGAAGCCAGAGATTTTGTGTATCTCCACGTTGAGGCTCCTGATGAGGCTTCTCACTCCGGTAACTTGGAACATAAACTCAAGGCAATAGAGGATTTCGATGAACTCGTGGTGGGGCCTGTACTGGAGGGGATCAGAAGGTTCGGCTCTTTCCGGATTCTTTGCACCCCGGACCACCCCACGCCTATTCCTCTGATGACGCACACTGGGGAGCCGGTACCCTTCGTTATCTATAGCGGGGAGGAAACTGTTCATGGTGACGCATCCGGTTACGATGAGGCCGCTGCGCTTGCCACCGGACTGTATCTGCAGGAGGGGCACCGGATGATGGAGCTCATGCTGCGCGGCTAG